In Zea mays cultivar B73 chromosome 7, Zm-B73-REFERENCE-NAM-5.0, whole genome shotgun sequence, the following proteins share a genomic window:
- the LOC103633012 gene encoding calcium-dependent protein kinase 22 has protein sequence MGGCHSAIAATKLKILRRGGRGAAAVLPVTNHDGPCCSSDHGSKEKKKKKKGARKGRKRASILGDAGTFDPDFSRRYRLGAELGRGEFGVTRRCEDAATGEALACKTIRRKRLLLRLAGPDATDVQREVEITRRMSEVSGGRVACLREACEDDDGVHLVMELCEGGELFDRIFERKHYSERAAAKLARTIVEVVQLCHENGVMHRDLKPENFLFVNKSEESPLKAIDFGLSVFFKPGDRFTEVVGSGCYMAPEVLKRSYGPEIDVWSAGVILHILLCGFPPFWGGSDEKIAQSILRGVINLQKDPWPKVSQSAKDLVTRMLDPDPCTRLTAKQVLEHPWLKNADKASNVSLGEVVRSRLKQLSSMNKLKKKALGVVAMNLPMEEIGKFKEMFHTMDKNKDGSLSLEELKEGFRINDHPVPEEEIKMLLQAGDIHGTDTLDCEEFVTVLLHIKKMSNDEYLPKAFEFFDKDGNGFIEMSELMETLSDGELKPDEQLVNDIIQEVDKDKDGRISYPEFELMMKSGSDWRNASRRYSTENFSSLSQKLCKDTL, from the exons ATGGGTGGCTGCCACTCCGCCATCGCGGCCACCAAGCTGAAGATTCTGCGCCGCGGAGGCCGGGGTGCCGCTGCCGTCCTCCCCGTCACCAACCACGACGGCCCGTGCTGCTCCTCCGACCACGGCagcaaggagaagaagaagaaaaagaagggcgCCAGGAAGGGCAGGAAACGCGCCTCCATCCTGGGCGACGCCGGCACCTTCGACCCGGACTTCTCGCGGCGGTACCGGCTCGGCGCGGAGCTCGGGCGCGGCGAGTTCGGCGTCACGCGGCGGTGCGAGGACGCCGCCACGGGGGAGGCCCTGGCGTGCAAGACGATCCGGCGGAAGCGGCTGCTCCTGCGCCTCGCCGGGCCCGACGCGACCGACGTGCAGCGCGAGGTGGAGATCACGCGGCGCATGTCGGAGGTGAGCGGGGGCAGGGTCGCGTGCCTGCGCGAGGCGTGCGAGGACGACGACGGTGTGCACCTCGTCATGGAGCTCTGCGAGGGCGGCGAGCTCTTCGACCGCATCTTCGAGCGGAAGCACTACTCCGAGCGCGCCGCCGCCAAGCTCGCCCGCACCATCGTCGAGGTCGTGCAG CTGTGCCACGAGAACGGAGTGATGCACAGGGACCTGAAGCCGGAGAACTTCCTGTTCGTGAACAAGTCGGAGGAGTCACCTCTCAAGGCCATCGACTTCGGCCTCTCCGTGTTCTTCAAGCCTG GAGATCGGTTCACCGAAGTGGTTGGCAGCGGGTGTTACATGGCTCCAGAGGTTCTCAAGAGAAGCTATGGGCCAGAGATAGACGTGTGGAGCGCTGGTGTCATCCTGCACATCCTTCTCTGCGGGTTCCCTCCGTTTTGGGGAG GCTCCGATGAGAAAATTGCACAGTCGATACTCCGTGGGGTAATTAACTTACAGAAGGATCCATGGCCCAAGGTCTCCCAGAGCGCAAAGGATCTTGTCACGAGGATGCTTGACCCAGATCCTTGTACACGGTTGACGGCAAAGCAAGTCCTTG AGCACCCTTGGCTCAAGAATGCTGATAAGGCTTCAAATGTGTCACTCGGAGAGGTTGTTCGGTCGAGGCTGAAGCAGTTGTCGTCTATGAACAAGCTTAAGAAGAAGGCACTTGGA GTCGTCGCCATGAATTTACCGATGGAAGAGATTGGCAAATTCAAAGAGATGTTCCATACAATGGACAAAAACAAGGACGGTAGTTTGTCACTTGAAGAGCTGAAGGAGGGTTTCCGGATAAACGATCATCCTGTTCCAGAGGAAGAGATAAAGATGTTGTTACAAGCG GGCGATATACATGGAACTGACACATTAGATTGTGAGGAATTTGTGACAGTCTTGCTTCACATTAAAAAGATGAGTAATGACGAGTATCTACCTAAAGCTTTCGAGTTCTTCGACAAAGACGGGAATGGTTTTATTGAAATGTCCGAGTTAATGGAGACTCTAAGTGATGGTGAACTAAAGCCTGATGAGCAATTGGTTAACGACATTATTCAAGAGGTTGACAAGGATAAG GATGGTCGCATCAGTTACCCAGAGTTTGAATTGATGATGAAAAGTGGATCGGACTGGAGGAACGCCTCTAGACGTTACTCAACAGAGAATTTCAGCAGCCTCAGTCAAAAACTGTGCAAAGATACTTTATGA
- the LOC103633013 gene encoding uncharacterized protein, whose product MEGEGDASGSDEVVQLEDAVELLVEHLVVPVLPRGQVDREEALSPEAQEAVARQVHATVLLYNYYHRKQFPQLEFANPERFSMSASLSVTNKNLLMYLNQAQNRLGNGVGAGLSVTDKAIVDACDIAEALDPTKDSPEMTTWPISKVAVLLLNRTKKECVLEHGSETKGVWSMFEKEITTALGGSLSSDMPVQGSSNKSVGLPSEPYVLQQIAYSEVELKTGMKHTNLRFIEEHRVYSLSKKGTATMLFLLHYDQTVDSKLKEMPLDALIERMSGPIFQSGPYPTTTSVVEYYHLLPYKEVLLNVLNRDWPLCSSLSVPKEQVFQNGKSSFPSEIEESLKEQEANSNSKTKMKKMPTDVSTPKKNKQVVKAVRDSGTNESSTSKNKKGSNTNCKRTSEACKTKVATYAEHGDGQSPTKDLQASAQMDKSRTEKNTKSRNVPQNIFLTPDVGPVNNDHALKSQKEKVTDKSGGITGNMNVQKYATLQLLWKMRDDTLHEHFMLGDRCAEYEMDIQTILTETEMTPKVMSILKKYENSWKAMKVANPISSGEGCQTMNIKRKKLKEAILLRNRCQELDDICRESNWILPRYRVLPSVTGDMYQASVHLMGPDFNLSVDGDVRVTPHEARDSAASNMLSQLQQKAREG is encoded by the exons ATGGAGGGGGAAGGCGACGCCAGTGGTAGCGATGAGGTGGTGCAGCTGGAGGACGCGGTGGAGCTGCTGGTGGAGCACCTCGTGGTGCCGGTGCTGCCGCGCGGCCAGGTAGACCGGGAGGAGGCCCTGTCGCCTGAGGCTCAGGAGGCTGTGGCGCGTCAG GTCCACGCGACGGTTCTCCTGTACAACTACTACCACCGGAAGCAGTTCCCGCAGCTCGAGTTTGCCAACCCCGAACGGTTCTCCATGTCTGCCTCCCTCAGCGTCACCAACAAAAATCTGCTCATGTACCTGAACCAGGCGCAGAACCGCCTCGGCAACGGAGTGGGGGCCGGGCTCTCGGTCACTGACAAGGCAATCGTCGACGCCTGCGACATCGCTGAGGCGCTCGACCCCACGAAGGACTCCCCCGAGATGACCACGTGGCCGATCTCCAAGGTCGCTGTTCTGCTTCTCAATCGGACAAAGAAAGAGTGCGTGCTCGAGCATGGCTCCGAAACCAAGGGCGTCTGGTCGATGTTTGAGAAAGAGATCACGACGGCATTGGGTGGTTCGCTCAGCAGTGACATGCCAGTGCAGGGGTCGAGTAATAAATCCGTGGGACTTCCTTCGGAACCGTACGTGCTTCAGCAGATTGCATATTCAGAGGTGGAACTCAAAACAG GTATGAAGCATACAAATTTGCGCTTTATCGAAGAACATCGGGTGTACTCACTGAGTAAGAAGGGGACAGCTACCATGTTGTTCCTTCTGCACTATGATCAGACTGTCGATAGCAAGCTTAAGGAAATGCCTTTAGATGCCCTGATCGAAAG GATGAGTGGTCCTATATTTCAAAGTGGTCCGTACCCAACAACGACATCTGTAGTTGAATACTATCATTTACTGCCATATAAGGAGGTCTTGTTAAACGTCCTGAACAG GGACTGGCCTTTGTGTTCTTCACTGAGCGTGCCAAAGGAGCAGGTATTTCAAAATGGGAAATCTTCATTTCCCTCTGAAATAGAAGAAAGTTTGAAGGAACAAGAAGCTAATAGTAATAGCAAGACTAAAATGAAAAAAATGCCAACAGACGTTTCTACTCCAAAGAAAAATAAGCAGGTAGTAAAAGCAGTTCGTGACAGTGGCACCAACGAAAGCAGCACCAGCAAAAACAAAAAAGGCAGCAACACGAACTGCAAAAGAACATCTGAAGCCTGCAAGACTAAAGTTGCTACCTACGCAGAGCATGGGGATGGTCAGAGCCCTACAAAAGACTTACAAGCCA GTGCCCAAATGGACAAGAGCAGAACAGAGAAGAACACTAAAAGTAGAAATGTGCCCCAAAATATCTTTCTG ACACCAGATGTTGGTCCTGTAAATAATGACCATGCCTTGAAAAGCCAAAAGGAGAAAGTCACTGATAAGTCTG GTGGCATCACAGGTAACATGAATGTTCAGAAGTATGCGACTCTGCAATTACTTTGGAAGATGCGAGATGATACA CTCCATGAGCATTTTATGCTTGGAGATCGATGTGCTGAGTACGAAATGGACATTCAAACAATCTTGACAG AAACAGAGATGACACCTAAAGTAATGTCAATCCTAAAGAAATATGAGAATAGTTGGAAGGCGATGAAAGTTGCCAATCCAATTAGCTCTGGAGAAGGATGCCAAACCATGAACATAAAGAGGAAGAAACTGAAAGAAGCCATACTTCTACGCAACAGATGCCAG GAACTGGATGATATATGCCGTGAGAGCAACTGGATTCTTCCAAGATACAGAGTACTTCCTTCAGTTACCGGTG ATATGTACCAGGCCAGTGTCCACCTTATGGGCCCAGACTTCAACTTGAGTGTAGATGGTGATGTGAGGGTTACCCCTCACGAGGCACGAGACTCAGCAGCGTCCAACATGCTGTCTCAGCTTCAGCAGAAGGCAAGGGAAGGCTAG